Proteins from one Candida orthopsilosis Co 90-125, chromosome 2 draft sequence genomic window:
- a CDS encoding Bud16 protein (protein similar to S. cerevisiae Bud16p), which produces MKSVLSIQSHVVHGYVGGRAAIFPLQTQGWEVDNINTVHFSNHTGYGHFRGQTLDRNELASILDQLINQLQIDYNAVITGYVPNAELISCIREYIVTMKREEKQRSEYQKNGHENNGGGTLLDVSVNSPMTYLMDPVMGDNNYMYVDQSCVDEYRKLAHSDIVDIITPNQFELELLVDNKITNRESLQKAILQLHDDCGIPYVVITSVEAQVINSNSDKEEDDYIYCVISIKTHSSSDAQMRMFQIPTIKSYFTGVGDLFSALLLDKFASNKVGGSSGANDNLSRLSRSVNQVLTIMAKTLKLTHKLGMQQARSTLLNNDTNKHNGGDRNGTINARDSFDHKEDEIVGKINDGETMKYFELKVIQAKEFYKYNEDGEFKEMKF; this is translated from the coding sequence ATGAAATCAGTACTATCGATCCAATCACATGTCGTACACGGCTACGTAGGCGGTCGAGCGGCTATATTCCCATTACAAACACAAGGCTGGGAAGTAGATAATATTAATACTGTCCACTTCTCGAATCATACGGGATATGGCCATTTTAGAGGTCAAACATTGGACCGCAATGAGTTAGCACTGATTTTGGATCAGTTGATTAACCAGTTGCAAATTGATTATAATGCTGTTATCACGGGATATGTGCCTAATGCTGAATTGATTCTGTGTATTAGGGAGTATATTGTTACCATGAAAAGGGAGGAGAAGCAAAGGAGTGAATATCAAAAGAATGGGCACGAGAATAATGGAGGAGGGACACTACTTGATGTAAGTGTCAATTCACCAATGACATACTTGATGGATCCAGTTATGGGTGATAACAATTACATGTATGTTGATCAATCATGTGTGGATGAGTATCGCAAGTTGGCCCATAGTGATATCGTTGATATAATAACTcccaatcaatttgaattggaattaCTTGTCGACAACAAAATAACCAATCGTGAATCACTACAAAAGGCAATATTACAACTACATGACGATTGTGGCATTCCTTACGTCGTAATCACATCAGTTGAAGCACAAGTGATCAACTCAAACCTggataaagaagaagatgattaCATATATTGTGTCATATCAATAAAAACTCACCTGTCTAGTGATGCTCAAATGAGGATGTTTCAAATACCAACTATCAAATCGTATTTCACCGGGGTTGGCGATTTGTTTTCGGCATTATTATTGGATAAATTTGCCTCCAACAAAGTGGGAGGATCTAGTGGTGCTAATGACAATTTGAGTCGATTATCTAGATCCGTTAATCAAGTGTTGACGATAATGGCCAAAACGTTAAAACTTACACATAAATTGGGTATGCAACAAGCTAGATCTACATTGCTCAATAATGACACCAATAAGCATAACGGAGGTGACAGAAATGGAACTATTAATGCTAGGGATCTGTTTGATCATAAGGAAGATGAGATTGTGGGTAAGATAAATGATGGCGAAACGATGAagtattttgaattgaaggTTATTCAAGCTAAGGAGTTTTATAAGTATAATGAAGACGGTGAATTCAAAGAAATGAAGTTCTAG
- a CDS encoding Hac1 bZIP transcription factor (involved in unfolded protein response and of morphology), with protein MMDIDTTTTPLDTTNDDVSNTSLDTLKSTTTATNTTHTTTLPPRKRAKTQEEKEQRKIERILRNRRAAHASREKKRRHVEYLEVYVVKLEENLQKLSSGYQQLLDKLPTQDHISIEELGLENLFELKGQIHSNLNGSRRGGSTSRKGDQVEEEEDDDEEEDLEESQEHESTSGVEAKVESHPQSPPSKKRKYSSKKEKTTTTTTTTTTXXXXLHHQLEVHPSLHHSFISRSKEKKKKKKVSHKTTHYNHKR; from the coding sequence ATGATGGACATAGATACTACCACTACACCCCTTGATACTactaatgatgatgtttcTAATACATCACTAGATACTCTCAAGTCAACTACTACTGCTACTAATACTACTCACACTACTACCTTACCACCTAGAAAGAGAGCTAAAACCCAAGAGGAAAAAGAACAACGTAAAATAGAACGTATATTGAGGAACAGGAGAGCAGCTCATGCTTCAAgagagaagaagaggagaCATGTTGAATATCTAGAAGTTTATGTGGTTAAATTGGAGGAgaatttacaaaaattatCCTCTGGTTATCAACAGTTGTTGGACAAGTTACCCACTCAAGATCATATctcaattgaagagttgggattggaaaatttgtttgaattgaaggGTCAAATTCACTCTAATTTGAATGGTTCcagaagaggaggaagtACTAGTCGAAAAGGCGATCAagtggaagaagaagaagatgatgatgaagaagaggattTGGAAGAGTCTCAAGAACACGAATCTACATCAGGAGTTGAAGCAAAAGTGGAGTCACACCCACAATCACCACCTTccaaaaagagaaaataCTCATcgaagaaggaaaagactactactactactactactactactactNNNNNNNNNNCCctccatcatcaactagAAGTTCATCCATCACTTCATCACCTGTTCATATCAAGATcgaaggagaagaagaagaagaagaaggtaTCACACAAAACAACTCACTACAACCACAAACGATGA
- a CDS encoding Npl4 ubiquitin-binding protein, with amino-acid sequence MSIILRFRSKDGMFRINADTSSSFQSVVDQLLNKVPSGIDINDVTISDKPNGNNDSTTKLGSLVDKQVSELNLKNGDLLYINYGGALATPSASTQGGSAPINSVRSNSTTTTTPTSTSTSIPISKVSAHGPINVDQLPVDDELDKLDGMIQRPISSMCRHGSKGMCEYCSPLSPWDESYRKEHSIKHISYHAYLNQQMAKFNKKELASSYIAPLDNPNYAIDLSCNEGHQPYPRGICSKCQPPPITLQLQKFRMIDHLEYANHSILNDFINVWRVSGVQRFGYLYGRYEKFDKVPMGIKAVVEAIVEPPQSDELDGITLLEWPDEQLVDEIAAKLGIYKVGVVFTDLTDSGQKDGTVLCKRHKDSYFLTNLEILMAAKFQIANPNRTKYSNTGQFSSKFVTCVISGGLQGEIEPRSYQVSTSGEALVKADLITGSTQPSQIYVNESNDVRYVPDISYSKINEYGLEVKSNAKPTFPGEFLLVSLTDSFPLDPHPMFTTTPGYVIENRDFLGDVNYDFQNLSTLDKFLKSHGSDLFDFHLLIYIIKLRILSQDECELLIKYVKDRQEQDYLQLIGSGGWMSLLTILEHST; translated from the coding sequence ATGTCTATTATACTTCGATTTAGATCTAAAGATGGAATGTTTCGTATCAACGCTGACACCTCgtcttcttttcaatcagTCGTTGATCAATTATTAAACAAAGTCCCCAGTGGAATCGATATTAATGATGTCACTATATCAGATAAACCAAACGGCAACAACGATAGTACCACTAAGCTTGGCTCATTAGTTGACAAGCAGGTGTCAgaattgaacttgaaaaatggaGATCTATTATATATAAATTATGGTGGCGCTTTAGCTACGCCATCGGCTTCAACTCAAGGTGGATCAGCTCCAATTAACTCAGTTAGGAGTAACTCAACTACTACAACAACGCCAACATCGACATCTACAAGTATTCCAATATCTAAGGTCTCAGCGCATGGTCCAATAAATGTTGACCAATTACCAGTTGACGATGAACTAGACAAATTAGACGGAATGATTCAACGAccaatatcatcaatgtGTCGTCATGGGTCCAAAGGGATGTGTGAGTATTGTTCTCCATTATCTCCATGGGATGAATCATATCGAAAAGAACATAGTATTAAGCATATTTCCTATCATGCTTATCTCAACCAACAAATGGCGAAGTTTaataaaaaagaattggCATCTTCATATATTGCACCATTGGACAACCCCAATTATGCAATAGATTTATCTTGTAACGAAGGTCATCAACCTTATCCAAGAGGTATATGTTCTAAATGCCAACCACCGCCCATCACTttacaattgcaaaaattcAGAATGATTGATCATTTAGAATACGCTAATCATTCGATTTTAAACGATTTCATCAACGTATGGCGTGTATCTGGGGTTCAACGATTTGGTTACTTGTATGGAAGATATGAGAAATTCGACAAAGTACCCATGGGTATTAAAGCAGTAGTTGAAGCTATTGTTGAACCACCTCAACtggatgaattggatggGATTACATTATTGGAGTGGCCCGATGAACAGttggttgatgaaattgctgCCAAATTGGGCATTTATAAAGTGGGAGTTGTGTTTACGGATTTAACTGATCTGGGACAAAAAGATGGTACTGTATTATGCAAGAGACATAAAGATAGTTACTTCTTGaccaatttggaaatacTCATGGCGGcaaaattccaaattgcCAACCCCAACAGGACAAAATATAGCAATACTGGTCAATTTTCATCGAAGTTTGTCACTTGTGTCATATCCGGTGGATTACAAGGTGAAATCGAACCCAGGTCATATCAAGTTAGTACCAGTGGTGAAGCTTTAGTTAAAGCTGACTTGATTACAGGATCTACGCAACCATCACAAATTTATGTTAATGAAAGTAATGATGTACGATATGTGCCAGATATTTCCTATCTGAAGATTAATGAATACGGATTAGAAGTGAAGAGTAATGCCAAGCCTACGTTTCCAGGAGAGTTCCTCTTGGTGTCTTTGACTGATTCATTCCCCTTGGACCCACATCCAATGTTTACCACTACTCCTGGGTACGTGATTGAAAATCGTGATTTCCTTGGTGATGTTAATTatgatttccaaaatttatcaactttaGATAAGTTTTTAAAACTGCATGGGTctgatttatttgatttccatttattgatttatattatcaaattaCGGATCTTGAGTCAAGATGAATGCGAGTTGTTGATCAAGTATGTCAAAGATAGACAAGAACAAGATTATTTACAGTTGATTGGTAGTGGGGGGTGGATGTCATTGTTGACTATATTGGAACACAGTACATAG
- a CDS encoding Msi3 protein (antigenic HSP70 family protein) → MSVPFGVDLGNNNTVIACAKNRGIDIVVNEVSNRSTPSLVGFGPKSRYLGETAKNQQTSNIKNTVENLKRIVGLPHNHPDFKIEQQYFTVPLVQNKSDHGVGAKVKYLGKDHEFTATQLLAMYLDKIKDTAVKETKGNINDICLSVPGWYTEKQRRAAADACKIAGLNPVRIVNEMTAAAVGYGVFKAADLPEDDYKKVAFVDVGHSSYQVSIAAVKRGELKILGAAYDKHFGGRNFDYAIAEHFADEFKGKYKIDVRENPKAYYRVLTAAEKLKKVLSANTQAPFNIESVMNDVDVSSSLTREDLENLVKPLLEKIHIPIEAALKDAGLKSEDLDSVEVIGGSSRIPTVKTKISEVFGKPLSFTLNQDEAIAKGNAYICACHSPTVRVRPFKFEDYNQYTVSYFWDKEDNEDEDHLEVFPKGGLFPSTKIITLYRKGPSFEVEAKYTKPKELPKGTEHFIAKWKIGNVEPSAGESSIAVKLKLRNDPSGFYTIESAHTVEEQIVKELVEPKEGEEDDEEPAEPQYKEVKKLVKKNDCSIEVECAALPEAQLQKFIEEEGQMLAEDKLVADTEERKNQLEEYIYELRGKLSDQYKDFAKKEEVEKLTGLLQKAEDWLYEDGYESTKAKYIAKYEELASIGNVIRGRYLAKEQEKKEQFRQKQEAAQAQAMAEKMANARKENKNGDDKKDAEGDTKMD, encoded by the coding sequence ATGTCTGTTCcatttggtgttgatttaGGTAACAACAATACTGTTATTGCATGTGCCAAAAATAGAGgtattgatattgttgttaatGAAGTATCTAATCGTTCTACTCCATCATTAGTTGGATTTGGACCTAAATCTAGATACTTGGGAGAAACTGCCAAAAACCAACAAACTTCgaatatcaaaaacactgttgaaaatttgaaaagaattgttggattACCTCATAATCATCCAGATTTCAAGATTGAGCAACAATATTTCACTGTTCCGTTAGTTCAAAACAAATCGGATCACGGAGTTGGTGCTAAAGTTAAATACTTGGGTAAAGATCATGAATTTACTGCCACTCAATTATTAGCCATGTATTTGGACAAGATTAAGGATACTGCAGTTAAAGAGACTAAAGGAAACATTAATGATATTTGTTTATCAGTTCCGGGATGGTACACTGAAAAACAACGTCGTGCTGCTGCTGATGCTTGTAAGATTGCTGGTTTGAATCCAGTTCGTATTGTTAATGAAATGACTGCAGCTGCTGTTGGATATGGTGTTTTCAAAGCTGCTGATTTACCTGAGGATGATTACAAAAAAGttgcatttgttgatgttggtCACAGTTCATACcaagtttcaattgctgCTGTTAAAAGAGGtgaattgaagattttggGAGCTGCTTATGATAAACATTTTGGTGGTAGAAATTTCGATTATGCCATTGCTGAACATTTTGCCGATGAATTTAAAGGTAAATACAAGATTGATGTTAGAGAAAACCCCAAAGCATATTATAGAGTTTTAACTGCTgctgaaaaattaaagaaagTGTTGAGTGCAAACACTCAAGCAcctttcaatattgaaagtGTTAtgaatgatgttgatgtttcatcttcattgactagagaagatttggaaaacttgGTTAAACCATTGTTGGAGAAAATCCATATTCCAATTGAAGCTGCTTTGAAAGATGCTGGATTGAAATCAGAAGATTTAGATTCAGTTGAAGTTATTGGTGGTTCTTCAAGAATTCCAACTGTCAAGACCAAGATTTCTGAAGTTTTTGGTAAACCATTGTCTTTCACTTTGAACCAAGATGAAGCTATTGCTAAAGGTAATGCTTATATTTGCGCTTGTCATTCACCAACTGTTAGGGTTAGACCATTCAAATTCGAAGATTACAACCAATACACCGTTTCTTACTTCTGGGACAAAgaagataatgaagatgaagatcATTTAGAAGTGTTCCCTAAAGGTGGATTATTCCCAAGTACTAAGATTATCACCTTGTACAGAAAAGGACCatcttttgaagttgaagctAAATATACCAAACCAAAGGAATTACCAAAGGGAACTGAGCATTTCATTGCTAAGTGGAAGATTGGTAATGTTGAACCAAGTGCTGGtgaatcttcaattgctgttaaattgaaattgagaaacGATCCTTCTGGGTTTTACACTATTGAATCTGCTCATACTGttgaagaacaaattgTTAAAGAATTAGTTGAACCAAAAGaaggtgaagaagatgacgaGGAACCAGCTGAACCACAATACAAGGAAGTTAAGAAATTAgtcaaaaagaatgattGTTcgattgaagttgaatgtGCTGCTTTACCAGAAGctcaattacaaaaattcattgaagaagaaggacAAATGCTTGCTGAAGATAAATTGGTTGCTGACActgaagaaagaaagaatcaattggaagaatACATTTATGAATTGAGAGGTAAATTGAGTGATCAATACAAGGATTTTGCCAAAAAGGAAGAAGTTGAGAAATTGACTGGATTATTACAAAAAGCTGAGGATTGGTTATATGAAGATGGATATGAATCAACCAAAGCCAAATATATTGCTAAGTATGAAGAATTGGCATCGATTGGTAATGTGATTAGAGGTAGATATTTGGCTAAAGagcaagaaaagaaggaacAATTCAGACAAAAACAAGAAGCAGCTCAAGCTCAAGCCATGGCTGAAAAAATGGCCAATGctagaaaagaaaataagAATGGTGATGATAAGAAGGATGCTGAGGGTGATACCAAGATGGATTGA